The Actinomadura sp. WMMB 499 genome includes a window with the following:
- a CDS encoding ABC transporter ATP-binding protein, producing MGGEEVTRQRVRPGTFRRILPYVRPYRGLALVLLTVTVLGAGVTVAIPLLFKVIIDDGVIPRDTGVVVWVAVAAAVLSLADALGKLAAARLGGRIGEGLIYDLRTEVFRHVQRQPLAFFTRAQTGALVSRLNTDVIQAQQAVTSLLSMAVPSVLTLLLVLGTMFYLSWTITLVAVLMLPLFLLPGRLVGRPLQRLTRESMHQDAEMGSLMHERFNVTGALLAKLYGRPDEEADVFARRAARVRDIGVVTSVYAELMLISVMLLASLATALVYGLGGALVIDGAVQIGTLVAMATLLTRLFAPLNQLSGMQADAMTALVSFDRVFEVLDLKPLIAERPDARPVTAARGTAANGAATAPEITFEGVAFRYPSAADVSLASLESIALPAPDRAENPPVLRDVTFTAPAGRMTALVGPSGAGKTTITHLVPRLYDVDSGAVRIGGEDVRDLTLDSLRETVGMVTQDAHLYHDTLRANLLYARPDATEDDMRDACEAARIWDVIAALPDGLDTVVGERGYRLSGGEKQRVAIARLLLKAPPVVVLDEATAHLDSESESQVQRALRTALRGRTSLVIAHRLSTIREADQILVVDDGRIIERGDHEELLDAGGLYAELCRTQFAAARPDPDRDRFPEPAVAGAPHMGPGMGPPPGPGMGPPPGPGMGPPPGPGMGPPPGPGMGPPMGPPMGPPMGPPPRR from the coding sequence ATGGGGGGCGAGGAGGTGACCCGGCAACGGGTCCGTCCCGGCACCTTCCGGCGGATCCTGCCCTACGTCCGGCCGTACCGCGGCCTCGCGCTGGTCCTGCTGACAGTCACCGTCCTGGGCGCGGGGGTCACGGTCGCGATCCCCCTGCTCTTCAAGGTCATCATCGACGACGGCGTGATCCCGCGCGACACCGGGGTCGTGGTGTGGGTGGCGGTGGCCGCCGCCGTCCTGTCCCTGGCGGACGCGCTCGGCAAGCTCGCGGCGGCGCGGCTGGGTGGCCGGATCGGCGAGGGGCTCATCTACGACCTGCGCACGGAGGTGTTCCGGCACGTCCAGCGGCAGCCGCTCGCGTTCTTCACCCGCGCGCAGACGGGGGCGCTGGTCAGCCGGCTCAACACCGACGTCATCCAGGCGCAGCAGGCCGTCACCTCGCTGCTGTCCATGGCCGTCCCGAGCGTGCTGACGCTGCTGCTCGTGCTCGGCACGATGTTCTACCTGTCGTGGACGATCACGCTGGTGGCGGTGCTGATGCTGCCGCTGTTCCTGCTGCCCGGACGGCTGGTCGGGCGCCCCCTGCAGCGGCTCACCCGCGAGTCGATGCACCAGGACGCCGAGATGGGCTCGCTCATGCACGAGCGGTTCAACGTGACGGGCGCGCTGCTGGCGAAGCTGTACGGCCGCCCGGACGAGGAGGCGGACGTGTTCGCGCGGCGCGCGGCGCGGGTCCGTGACATCGGCGTGGTGACATCGGTGTACGCCGAGCTGATGCTGATCTCGGTGATGCTGCTGGCGTCGCTGGCGACGGCGCTGGTGTACGGGCTGGGCGGCGCCCTGGTGATCGACGGCGCGGTGCAGATCGGCACGCTGGTGGCGATGGCGACGCTGCTGACCCGGCTGTTCGCCCCGCTCAACCAGCTGTCCGGCATGCAGGCGGACGCGATGACCGCGCTGGTCAGCTTCGACCGGGTCTTCGAGGTCCTGGACCTGAAGCCGCTGATCGCCGAGCGCCCGGACGCGCGCCCCGTCACCGCCGCGCGGGGCACCGCCGCGAACGGCGCCGCGACGGCCCCGGAGATCACGTTCGAGGGCGTCGCGTTCCGCTACCCGTCGGCGGCGGACGTGTCGCTGGCGTCGCTGGAATCGATCGCGCTGCCGGCACCCGACCGGGCGGAGAACCCGCCGGTGCTGCGGGACGTCACGTTCACCGCCCCGGCGGGCCGGATGACGGCGCTCGTGGGGCCGTCCGGCGCGGGCAAGACCACGATCACGCATCTGGTGCCGCGGCTGTACGACGTCGATTCGGGCGCCGTCCGGATCGGCGGGGAGGACGTCCGCGACCTCACCCTCGACTCGCTGCGCGAGACGGTCGGCATGGTCACCCAGGACGCCCACCTGTACCACGACACGCTGCGCGCGAACCTGCTGTACGCGCGCCCGGACGCCACCGAGGACGACATGCGGGACGCGTGCGAGGCGGCACGGATCTGGGACGTGATCGCCGCGCTGCCCGACGGCCTCGACACGGTGGTGGGGGAGCGCGGCTACCGGCTGTCGGGCGGCGAGAAGCAGCGGGTCGCGATCGCGCGGCTGCTGCTCAAGGCTCCGCCGGTGGTGGTGCTGGACGAGGCCACCGCGCACCTGGACTCGGAGTCGGAGTCGCAGGTGCAGCGGGCGCTGCGCACCGCGCTGCGGGGACGCACGTCGCTGGTGATCGCGCACCGGCTGTCCACGATCCGGGAGGCGGACCAGATCCTGGTGGTGGACGACGGCCGGATCATCGAGCGGGGCGACCACGAGGAGCTGCTCGACGCCGGCGGCCTGTACGCCGAGCTGTGCCGCACGCAGTTCGCGGCGGCGCGTCCCGACCCGGACCGTGACCGGTTTCCCGAGCCCGCCGTCGCCGGAGCCCCCCACATGGGCCCCGGCATGGGGCCGCCTCCGGGCCCCGGCATGGGGCCGCCGCCCGGTCCGGGCATGGGCCCGCCGCCCGGCCCCGGCATGGGGCCGCCGCCCGGCCCGGGCATGGGCCCGCCGATGGGCCCGCCGATGGGTCCGCCGATGGGTCCGCCTCCGCGCCGGTGA
- the dpgC gene encoding (3,5-dihydroxyphenyl)acetyl-CoA 1,2-dioxygenase DpgC: MTIDHSAAPAGTALAGEAGRAWDALGGVLRDADAFLRGLPEPAARSAAQRTAAAAAHDRARAARTRFMDAHAAAVYAVLTAGRTRDLRIDALVEAAAETFPGLVPTAARLAAERTRAQADKEGLEIDQGIFLRGVLRSPVAGPHLLDAMLAPTGRALDLLPEFARTGTLDMEAVRLERRDGVAYLTMCRDDCLNAEDERQVDDMETAVDLAHLDPSVGVGLLRGGEMSHPRYRGRRVFSAGINLKRLHAGEISLVGFLLRRELGYIAKLVRGVRVPDGADGAAWQWPTVDMPWVAAVDAFAIGGGMQLLQAFDHVIAEAGAYLSLPAAQEGIIPGASNYRLTRATGPRISRQIILSGRRIRAAEPAAETLVDEVVEPPEMDAAIARSLDRMRGAAVVTNRRMLNLADDPPEEFRRYMAEFALQQALRIYGQDVLAKVGRFGRTA, from the coding sequence GTGACGATCGATCACTCGGCCGCGCCCGCCGGGACCGCACTGGCCGGGGAGGCGGGCCGCGCGTGGGACGCGCTGGGCGGCGTCCTGCGCGACGCCGACGCGTTCCTGCGCGGGCTGCCGGAACCGGCGGCGCGGTCCGCGGCGCAGCGGACGGCCGCCGCCGCGGCGCACGACCGGGCGCGGGCGGCCCGCACCCGGTTCATGGACGCGCACGCCGCCGCGGTGTACGCCGTCCTCACCGCCGGGCGGACCCGCGACCTGCGGATCGACGCGCTGGTGGAGGCCGCGGCGGAGACGTTCCCGGGGCTGGTGCCGACGGCGGCGCGGCTCGCCGCCGAACGGACCCGGGCGCAGGCCGACAAGGAGGGCCTGGAGATCGACCAGGGCATCTTCCTGCGCGGCGTGCTGCGTTCCCCGGTGGCGGGCCCGCACCTGCTCGACGCGATGCTGGCGCCGACCGGACGGGCGCTGGACCTGCTGCCGGAGTTCGCCCGGACGGGCACGCTGGACATGGAGGCCGTCCGGCTGGAGCGTCGCGACGGGGTGGCGTACCTGACCATGTGCCGGGACGACTGCCTGAACGCCGAGGACGAACGCCAGGTCGACGACATGGAGACCGCGGTCGACCTCGCGCACCTCGACCCGTCCGTGGGCGTGGGCCTGCTGCGCGGCGGCGAGATGAGCCACCCGCGCTACCGGGGCCGCCGGGTGTTCAGCGCCGGTATCAACCTGAAGCGGCTGCACGCGGGGGAGATCTCGCTGGTCGGGTTCCTGCTCCGCCGCGAGCTGGGGTACATCGCCAAGCTGGTGCGGGGCGTGCGCGTGCCGGACGGCGCGGACGGCGCGGCGTGGCAGTGGCCGACCGTGGACATGCCGTGGGTCGCGGCGGTGGACGCGTTCGCGATCGGCGGCGGCATGCAGCTGCTGCAGGCGTTCGACCACGTCATCGCGGAGGCGGGCGCGTACCTGAGCCTGCCCGCCGCGCAGGAGGGCATCATCCCCGGCGCGTCGAACTACCGGCTGACCCGCGCCACCGGCCCGCGGATCTCCCGGCAGATCATCCTGTCGGGACGGCGGATCCGCGCCGCCGAACCGGCCGCGGAGACGCTGGTGGACGAGGTGGTGGAGCCGCCGGAGATGGACGCGGCCATCGCGCGGAGCCTGGACCGGATGCGCGGCGCGGCGGTCGTCACCAACCGGCGGATGCTGAACCTCGCCGACGACCCGCCTGAGGAGTTCCGCCGGTACATGGCGGAGTTCGCCCTGCAGCAGGCGCTGCGGATCTACGGCCAGGACGTCCTGGCCAAGGTCGGCCGCTTCGGGCGTACCGCGTGA
- a CDS encoding MbtH family protein, producing the protein MANPFDDENGRFLALINDEGQYSLWPAFADVPEGWEIAHAEDTRQACLDHIEANWTDMRPRSLVEEMREYEAGRERAEPEKTSS; encoded by the coding sequence ATGGCCAACCCGTTCGATGACGAGAACGGACGATTCCTCGCGCTGATCAACGACGAGGGCCAGTATTCGCTGTGGCCGGCGTTCGCGGACGTCCCGGAGGGCTGGGAGATCGCGCACGCGGAGGACACCAGGCAGGCGTGCCTGGACCACATCGAGGCGAACTGGACCGACATGCGGCCGCGCAGCCTCGTCGAGGAGATGCGCGAGTACGAGGCGGGCCGCGAGCGGGCCGAGCCCGAGAAGACCTCGTCGTGA
- the dpgD gene encoding enoyl-CoA-hydratase DpgD, with translation MSAPGTGEVDGTGDVDGEGPRVRYVKKDHVAYVTLDRPAVLNAMDLRTHEELAAVWDDVEADDAVRVAVLTGAGDRAFSVGQDLKERSRLNAAGAPPTTFGSRGQPGWPRLTERFALTKPVLARVNGYALGGGFELALACDVIVAAEHAEFGLPEVRLGLVPGAGGAFRLARQIPLKAAMGHLLTGRRMTAARALEFGLVNEVAPADELDDRVATWTGELVRAAPLAVRAIKEAVLRSVDMPLEQAFATRYVWEERRMHSRDAVEGPRAFAEKREPRWSAG, from the coding sequence GTGAGCGCCCCGGGCACCGGCGAAGTCGATGGCACCGGCGATGTCGACGGCGAGGGCCCCCGCGTCCGGTACGTGAAGAAGGACCACGTCGCGTACGTGACGCTGGACCGTCCGGCCGTCCTCAACGCGATGGACCTGCGCACCCACGAGGAGCTGGCCGCGGTCTGGGACGACGTCGAGGCGGACGACGCCGTCCGCGTTGCCGTCCTGACCGGCGCGGGCGACCGCGCGTTCTCGGTCGGGCAGGACCTGAAGGAGCGCAGCCGGCTGAACGCGGCGGGCGCGCCGCCCACGACGTTCGGGAGCCGCGGGCAGCCCGGCTGGCCCCGGCTCACCGAGCGGTTCGCGCTGACCAAGCCGGTCCTGGCGCGGGTGAACGGGTACGCCCTCGGCGGCGGCTTCGAGCTGGCGCTGGCCTGCGATGTCATCGTGGCCGCCGAGCACGCCGAGTTCGGGCTGCCGGAGGTGCGGCTCGGGCTGGTGCCCGGCGCGGGCGGCGCGTTCCGGCTGGCCCGGCAGATCCCGCTGAAGGCGGCGATGGGCCATCTGCTGACCGGACGCCGGATGACGGCGGCGCGGGCGCTGGAGTTCGGGCTGGTGAACGAGGTCGCGCCCGCGGACGAGCTGGACGACCGCGTCGCGACCTGGACCGGCGAGCTGGTGCGGGCCGCGCCGCTGGCGGTGCGGGCGATCAAGGAGGCGGTGCTGCGGTCCGTCGACATGCCGCTGGAGCAGGCGTTCGCCACCCGCTACGTGTGGGAGGAGCGGCGGATGCACAGCCGGGATGCGGTCGAGGGCCCGCGGGCGTTCGCGGAGAAGCGCGAGCCCCGCTGGTCGGCCGGGTGA